One genomic segment of Ipomoea triloba cultivar NCNSP0323 chromosome 9, ASM357664v1 includes these proteins:
- the LOC116029076 gene encoding agamous-like MADS-box protein AGL8 homolog, whose translation MGRAKLNLELIPKEKARNLTFKKRKEGIMKKMREFTTLCDVNACMIIYGPNSQSSEPAIWPNDRSEVERMIELYKEKVADNATRSYGISNFFMDRKKKLEEEVRKLKQKNLEAKYPTSLEFMDRLSKAELENFVRFLNGKLEASASRLEMMNEISNDINGELQQQSQAMQIFQGYNNNQDYINSVIDPMQMDNLGYVNPLQQQVVYNSPNLILDDDQEKNYGLLGYANPNPTPGRMIPMMKEAEYMHFAGGASSSSSGGAGGYIIYNNDTFQAGFRQQQQQINFYEPVGGGMSSNVMQAQYSMDRTTMQLAMAPPPPYMGGDLPPLPPCYLEMNEVKCTLPGLPGGGVNFPPQIISPPSYNYYLEDKETNTNNASTLLPPPPAAAGSGLPQLPPPYCMEEKEAAAAGSSSINQYQLTNQITRFS comes from the coding sequence atGGGGCGTGCAAAACTGAACTTAGAACTAATCCCAAAAGAGAAAGCGAGAAACTTGACGTTCAAGAAAAGGAAGGAAGGGATTATGAAGAAAATGCGAGAGTTCACTACGCTGTGCGACGTGAATGCGTGCATGATCATATACGGGCCCAACAGCCAGTCATCGGAGCCGGCGATTTGGCCGAACGATCGATCGGAGGTGGAGCGCATGATCGAGCTGTACAAGGAGAAGGTTGCGGACAACGCGACGCGGTCCTACGGGATCTCCAATTTCTTCATGGATCGGAAGAAGAAGTTGGAGGAGGAAGTGAGGAAGCTGAAGCAGAAAAACTTGGAGGCCAAGTATCCGACCAGTCTGGAGTTCATGGATCGTTTGTCCAAGGCGGAATTGGAGAATTTTGTTAGGTTTTTGAACGGGAAGCTTGAGGCTTCGGCGTCTAGGTTGGAGATGATGAACGAGATTAGCAATGATATTAATGGAGAATTGCAGCAACAATCTCAAGCGATGCAGATCTTCCAAGGCTATAATAACAATCAGGACTACATTAATTCCGTGATTGATCCAATGCAGATGGATAATTTGGGGTACGTGAATCCGCTGCAGCAGCAAGTTGTGTACAATAGCCCTAATTTGATTCTCGATGATGATCAGGAGAAGAATTACGGGCTATTGGGCTACGCAAACCCTAATCCGACCCCGGGGAGGATGATTCCGATGATGAAGGAAGCAGAATACATGCATTTCGCCGGCGGAGCCTCCTCCTCCAGCAGCGGCGGCGCCGGCGGCTATATTATCTATAACAACGACACTTTCCAGGCCGGATTcaggcagcagcagcagcaaatCAATTTCTACGAACCGGTTGGTGGCGGAATGAGCAGTAACGTTATGCAGGCGCAATACTCCATGGATCGCACTACAATGCAGCTCGCAatggcgccgccgccgccgtatATGGGCGGCGATTTGCCCCCACTTCCGCCGTGTTACCTGGAGATGAACGAGGTGAAATGCACTCTCCCGGGTCTACCCGGCGGCGGTGTTAATTTCCCGCCACAAATAATATCTCCACCTTCTTATAATTACTACTTGGAGGATAAGGAGACCAACACTAATAACGCATCCACGCTACTTCCGCCGCCTCCGGCGGCGGCCGGCAGTGGCCTGCCCCAATTGCCGCCGCCGTATTGTATGGAGGAGAAGGAGGCGGCGGCGGCCGGCAGTAGTAGTATTAACCAATATCAACTCACAAATCAGATAACAAGGTTCAGCTAG